The proteins below come from a single Salvelinus alpinus chromosome 18, SLU_Salpinus.1, whole genome shotgun sequence genomic window:
- the LOC139543538 gene encoding myb/SANT-like DNA-binding domain-containing protein 4 isoform X2, protein MATRAAYFSPSEAQILMEAYEEVKDIIKKKGNTATVIKQREKAWQSIADRLNALNMNGPKRTWQQVKIKYKNILQNAVKKNTHRQGTGGGSPKADLTPAEDMALELNKGRPVLEGIPGGKETSIGSSQDATRFIQVSGSTVFLLEPPAQAPDDADPGEGPSAAATAHDGDDDEEETISLDSRRHEDPDAIQWENQPGNISSQAIRKLYGNHLRRQIELADIDIQYKKKKMENLALESEIKKRTIRKLDLEIKKLEREVRYAFNVHCMLTVTQMY, encoded by the exons atggcaactagagccgcgtacttttccccgtcggaagcacaaatcctcatggaggcatacgaggaggtaaaagatataattaagaagaaaggcaacaccgccacagtgataaagcaaagagaaaaagcgtggcaaagtattgcagaccgcctgaatgc attaaacatgaacgggccaaaacggacatggcagcaggtcaaaatcaaatacaagaacattctgcagaatg cagtgaaaaagaatacccacagacaaggcacgggtggtgggtcaccaaaggctgaccttaccccagcagaggacatggccttggagctaaataaaggcaggcccgtcttagaggggatccctggggggaaagagacgagcataggttcctcccaagatgccacccgcttcattcaag tgtctggcagcactgtgttcctgttagagccaccagcacaagcaccagacgatgctgatcca ggtgaaggccccagtgcagcagcaacagcacatgatggagacgatgatgaggaggagaccatctctctggattccagaaggcatgag gacccagatgctatacagtgggaaaaccagcctggcaacata agctcacaagctatcagaaagttgtatggcaaccacctccggcgccaaatagaactggcagacatagacattcagtacaagaagaaaaagatggaaaatcttgcactggagtccgaaataaaaaagaggacaattaggaaactggaccttgaaataaaaaaacttgagagggaggtgagatatgccttcaatgtacactgtatgctaactgtaacacaaatgtattaa
- the LOC139543538 gene encoding myb/SANT-like DNA-binding domain-containing protein 4 isoform X3: MATRAAYFSPSEAQILMEAYEEVKDIIKKKGNTATVIKQREKAWQSIADRLNALNMNGPKRTWQQVKIKYKNILQNAVKKNTHRQGTGGGSPKADLTPAEDMALELNKGRPVLEGIPGGKETSIGSSQDATRFIQVSGSTVFLLEPPAQAPDDADPGEGPSAAATAHDGDDDEEETISLDSRRHEDPDAIQWENQPGNISSQAIRKLYGNHLRRQIELADIDIQYKKKKMENLALESEIKKRTIRKLDLEIKKLERELQEDDTAQNKN; this comes from the exons atggcaactagagccgcgtacttttccccgtcggaagcacaaatcctcatggaggcatacgaggaggtaaaagatataattaagaagaaaggcaacaccgccacagtgataaagcaaagagaaaaagcgtggcaaagtattgcagaccgcctgaatgc attaaacatgaacgggccaaaacggacatggcagcaggtcaaaatcaaatacaagaacattctgcagaatg cagtgaaaaagaatacccacagacaaggcacgggtggtgggtcaccaaaggctgaccttaccccagcagaggacatggccttggagctaaataaaggcaggcccgtcttagaggggatccctggggggaaagagacgagcataggttcctcccaagatgccacccgcttcattcaag tgtctggcagcactgtgttcctgttagagccaccagcacaagcaccagacgatgctgatcca ggtgaaggccccagtgcagcagcaacagcacatgatggagacgatgatgaggaggagaccatctctctggattccagaaggcatgag gacccagatgctatacagtgggaaaaccagcctggcaacata agctcacaagctatcagaaagttgtatggcaaccacctccggcgccaaatagaactggcagacatagacattcagtacaagaagaaaaagatggaaaatcttgcactggagtccgaaataaaaaagaggacaattaggaaactggaccttgaaataaaaaaacttgagagggag ctccaagaagatgacacagctcaaaataaaaattag
- the LOC139543538 gene encoding putative nuclease HARBI1 isoform X1, translated as MKAQNCVFLSALTMACPFVRDVVDEEALVLRRAFRRERVFRDRLDPLAFPDDHLYERYRFSADGIRYLCRLLGPRIKHRTARSHALSVEQMVCVALRFFASGAFLYSVGDAEQLNKATICRTIRSVCLAIKALADVFISFPGHRRLCDIKEEFYRIAGFPNVIGAVDCTHIRIKAPSGAHEADFVNRKSFHSINVQMVCNADCVISNVVAKWPGSVHDSRIFRASEIYQCLSQGEFSGVLLGDRGYGCQPFLLTPFTDPQEAQQAYNHAHARTRARVEMTFGLLKARFHCLHKLRVSPVRACDITVACAVLHNVACLRKERTPRVPPAMDWDNPAIFPDDDSGRLLRDQYVLNYFS; from the exons atgaaggcccaaaattgtgtgttcctttctgctctgacaatggcatgcccattcgtgcgagatgtggtggatgaagaagcacttgtgctgaggagagccttcaggcgagaaagggtcttcagggaccggttggacccactggccttccctgatgaccatctatatgaaagatacaggttttctgcagatggcatcaggtatctatgcagactactgggtcccaggattaagcaccgcactgcacggagccatgcactgagtgtggagcaaatggtttgtgtggccttgcgcttttttgctagtggagccttcctgtactcagtgggggatgcagaacagctgaacaaggccacaatttgccgcacaataaggagtgtgtgtctggctatcaaagcattagcagatgtcttcatctccttccctggccacagaagactctgtgacatcaaagaggagttctataggattgcag gtttccccaatgtcattggtgcagtggactgcacacacataaggataaaagccccctcaggtgcccatgaggccgattttgtgaataggaaatcctttcacagcattaatgttcag atggtctgcaatgctgactgtgtgatcagcaatgttgtggcaaaatggcctggctcagtccatgactccagaatctttcgggcctctgaaatctatcagtgcctatcacaag gtgaattctctggtgtgttgctgggagacagggggtatggctgccagccttttctcctgacacctttcacagacccccaggaagcacagcaggcctacaaccatgcccatgccaggaccagggccagagttgaaatgacctttggcctcctgaaggcacgctttcactgccttcacaaattaagggtcagccctgttagggcatgtgatattactgtggcttgtgctgtcctccacaatgtggcctgcctgaggaaggagaggacccccagagtgccaccagccatggactgggacaatccggcaatcttccctgatgacgacagtggtcggctgctgagggaccaatatgtgttgaattattttagttag